A part of Terriglobales bacterium genomic DNA contains:
- a CDS encoding transposase: MSKGLKRYYGEGHLHFITCSCDRRRPLLSTPARRDLFLRILEQVRRRYRFQVVGYVVMPEHFHLLMSEPEQGDLSLVMQVLKQRVARRLLAGRERARSQAQLGLWDEGGPEGEHFWQRRFYDFNVWSKRKRIEKLRSMHRNPVKRGLVASPDLWPWSSFRCYAYGESGVVQVEPWPVARPAGVAGR; this comes from the coding sequence GAAGCGCTATTACGGCGAAGGACATCTGCACTTCATCACCTGCAGTTGTGACCGGCGGCGTCCCTTGCTGAGCACACCTGCACGACGCGACCTGTTCCTGCGCATCCTGGAGCAGGTCCGGCGACGCTATCGCTTCCAGGTGGTGGGCTACGTGGTCATGCCCGAACACTTTCACCTGCTGATGAGCGAACCGGAACAAGGCGATCTGTCGCTGGTGATGCAGGTGCTGAAGCAGCGCGTGGCCCGGCGGCTGCTGGCGGGCCGAGAGCGCGCGAGGTCGCAGGCTCAGTTAGGGTTGTGGGACGAGGGCGGGCCGGAAGGCGAGCACTTCTGGCAGCGCCGCTTCTACGACTTCAACGTCTGGAGCAAGCGAAAGCGCATCGAGAAGCTGCGCTCCATGCACCGCAATCCAGTGAAGCGCGGGTTGGTGGCCTCGCCCGACCTGTGGCCCTGGAGCAGCTTCCGTTGCTACGCTTACGGCGAAAGCGGAGTCGTGCAGGTGGAGCCATGGCCGGTGGCACGCCCAGCGGGTGTGGCCGGACGTTAG
- a CDS encoding PaaI family thioesterase, giving the protein MEKSLQETYSPRGICFGCGPANEKGLRIRSFVGENAGEVVAEWTPEPHHQAFPGMLNGGIIGALLDCHSNWTAAWHLMQRSGAASPPCTVTADYAVRLLRPTPVDGPVRLVARVVSSTDDRATIEAELSAQGKPCATCRGTFVAVKPGHPAYHQW; this is encoded by the coding sequence ATGGAGAAGAGCCTTCAGGAAACCTACTCCCCGCGCGGCATCTGTTTCGGCTGCGGTCCGGCCAACGAAAAGGGACTACGCATCCGCAGCTTCGTGGGGGAAAACGCCGGCGAAGTCGTCGCCGAATGGACGCCCGAGCCGCATCACCAGGCCTTCCCGGGGATGCTCAACGGCGGCATCATCGGCGCGCTGCTCGACTGCCACTCCAACTGGACCGCCGCCTGGCACCTCATGCAACGCTCCGGCGCCGCCAGCCCGCCCTGCACCGTCACCGCCGACTACGCCGTCCGCCTGCTGCGCCCCACCCCCGTCGACGGCCCCGTGCGCCTGGTCGCCCGCGTCGTCTCCTCCACCGACGACCGCGCCACCATCGAGGCCGAACTCAGCGCCCAGGGCAAGCCCTGCGCCACCTGCCGCGGCACCTTCGTCGCCGTCAAGCCCGGCCACCCGGCCTACCATCAGTGGTAA